A region from the Lolium perenne isolate Kyuss_39 chromosome 4, Kyuss_2.0, whole genome shotgun sequence genome encodes:
- the LOC139839023 gene encoding uncharacterized protein, whose product MTTCWYLWWSRRQIKHQEPVPTPVRTVINIQGIVANGVKLKGTGNVIRRVGWQRPASGVYKLNVDAAFDSDTGHGATGAIIRDSGGNFMAACCDFTDSAIDVAAMEASALLAGLQLAEQFGPSLLMVESDSMEVVQAVLDPSEFRGTSAVVIDDCRHLLTVLGKATIRHCPREANEAAHELARHGSLERVKSFWFTDPPSFIIPVIVKDRVLIE is encoded by the coding sequence ATGACCACCTGTTGGTATTTATGGTGGTCGAGAAGGCAAATAAAGCATCAAGAGCCGGTACCAACGCCGGTGAGGACTGTTATTAATATCCAGGGTATTGTGGCTAATGGTGTCAAACTGAAGGGCACGGGTAATGTGATCAGACGAGTGGGTTGGCAGAGACCGGCGTCTGGTGTGTATAAACTGAACGTGGATGCTGCGTTTGATAGCGATACTGGGCATGGAGCTACAGGGGCCATTATTAGAGATTCTGGAGGTAATTTCATGGCTGCCTGTTGTGATTTTACTGACAGTGCCATAGATGTTGCAGCGATGGAGGCTTCAGCTTTGTTAGCGGGTCTCCAGTTAGCTGAACAATTTGGACCAAGCCTCTTGATGGTTGAATCTGATTCGATGGAAGTGGTTCAAGCTGTCCTGGATCCTTCGGAGTTCAGAGGTACTAGTGCGGTGGTCATTGATGATTGTAGGCACCTGTTGACGGTGCTCGGCAAGGCGACGATACGGCATTGTCCGCGAGAAGCAAATGAGGCCGCACATGAGCTTGCTCGCCATGGTTCCTTGGAGAGGGTGAAGAGTTTCTGGTTTACAGACCCTCCTTCTTTTATTATTCCTGTTATTGTAAAGGACCGTGTGTTGATTGAGTAA